The following are from one region of the Cervus canadensis isolate Bull #8, Minnesota chromosome 23, ASM1932006v1, whole genome shotgun sequence genome:
- the LOC122425566 gene encoding uncharacterized protein C11orf98 — MGAPGGKINRPRTELKKKLFKRRRVLNRERRLKHRVVGAVIDEGLITRHHLKKRASSARANITLSGKKRRKLLQQIRLAQKEKAAMEVEAPPKPTRTSDLQPKSKKTTKSPQDVDMEDLEDKS, encoded by the coding sequence ATGGGTGCCCCGGGTGGAAAGATCAACCGGCCGCGAACGGAGCTGAAGAAGAAGCTGTTCAAGCGACGACGTGTGTTGAACCGGGAGCGGCGACTGAAGCATCGGGTGGTCGGAGCTGTGATAGACGAAGGACTGATTACGCGGCACCACCTCAAGAAGCGGGCGTCCAGTGCACGTGCCAACATTACTCTGTCTGGGAAGAAGCGCAGAAAACTCCTCCAGCAGATCCGACTTgcccagaaagagaaagcagccaTGGAAGTGGAAGCCCCTCCCAAGCCAACCAGGACTAGTGACCTGCAGCCCAAATCAAAAAAGACGACAAAATCCCCCCAAGATGTAGATATGGAGGACCTTGAAGATAAGAGCTAA